A window of Cohnella herbarum contains these coding sequences:
- a CDS encoding MMPL family transporter — MEKWIGWIAKLRWAIVAVWLALAALSFFVLPDLQSIVRQTEQKFLPVDAESVQAVRLLQEINPSSHSLSSAVIVLHRQGSLNDTDKRWMEELLERIQSSKQEFMISSVISTRTNPELAERMLSKDGSTLLAIVNFPFADFEDSTKISLAKIKPMLREAPSGTTAILTGSAQLSQDFQQSSENGLRRTEIITIGLVLVILLFVFRSPITPIIPLLTIGISFIIARGLVGWTAQFGMPVSHFTESFLIAVLFGAGTDYCILIIQRYREELRSDNGEALPAAISRMMRGVGKTILFSASTVLTAFLLIGFADFGLYRSAVGVAIGMLVTVAAALTLTPALLLVFGKASFWPNRHGAAHKREESRMWAKLATLAAKRSTLVLLSTTILLAPLALLFQGQRSFDDISEMDPKLESIVGFRQIERAFSAGEAFPVTIAVSAAQSMRTKSGLAALEQASSDLARADNVLEVRSAVRPLGRKPDQMTVPGQLRTPNVDEIIQTIMKEQRFLSEGLEAIALGALPFSQGLLGILPSIGRLGDGIGKLLVSPLGGFARVSDSAGSKTTDADRQALDYYISPDGKTTKFELILKPYPYSGLAMDSVPVIAGQLRASLASTYLTDTKAYVTGVSAKYNELRDISYHDFVRTGLFVLAGIAVVLILLLRSVLAPICVMLSLGFNYLITMGITEFVFVDMLGYPGLSWTVSFFIFLIIVALGVDYSIFLMARFKEEVRPGEVRSAMTKAMKTTGGIITSAAIIMAGTFGALCFSGVVTLVQIGLGTLFGLLLYATLFMGLIVPAFTFLLGEKNGWPFKAKTNRKLP, encoded by the coding sequence ATGGAAAAATGGATAGGCTGGATCGCTAAGCTTCGTTGGGCGATCGTAGCCGTATGGCTGGCGCTTGCAGCCCTCTCTTTCTTTGTTTTGCCGGATTTACAGAGCATCGTCCGGCAGACGGAACAGAAGTTCTTGCCCGTTGACGCCGAATCCGTTCAGGCCGTTCGTCTATTGCAAGAAATTAACCCGTCCTCGCATTCCCTGTCCAGCGCGGTGATCGTCCTGCATCGCCAGGGGAGCTTGAACGACACGGACAAACGCTGGATGGAGGAGCTTCTTGAACGGATACAGTCCAGCAAACAAGAGTTCATGATTTCTAGCGTAATATCCACCCGAACGAATCCGGAACTGGCAGAGCGGATGCTCAGCAAAGACGGTTCGACGCTGCTCGCCATCGTCAATTTTCCTTTTGCCGATTTCGAGGATTCGACGAAGATTTCGCTCGCGAAGATTAAACCGATGCTTCGCGAGGCTCCCTCGGGAACGACGGCCATCTTGACGGGAAGCGCCCAGCTGTCTCAGGATTTCCAGCAATCTTCGGAAAACGGCTTAAGACGCACCGAGATTATCACGATCGGACTAGTGCTCGTAATATTGCTCTTCGTGTTCCGTTCTCCCATCACCCCAATCATCCCGTTGCTTACGATCGGAATCAGTTTCATTATTGCGCGCGGACTGGTCGGATGGACCGCGCAATTCGGCATGCCCGTCTCCCACTTTACGGAATCCTTCCTTATCGCCGTGTTATTCGGAGCCGGCACGGACTATTGCATCCTAATCATACAGCGGTACCGCGAGGAGTTAAGATCGGATAACGGGGAAGCTCTCCCGGCGGCGATTTCCCGCATGATGAGAGGCGTCGGGAAAACGATCCTATTCTCGGCAAGCACCGTGCTTACCGCGTTTTTACTCATAGGTTTCGCGGATTTCGGCTTATATCGTTCCGCGGTAGGCGTTGCTATAGGCATGCTAGTGACCGTCGCGGCCGCTTTAACGCTTACTCCCGCCTTATTATTGGTTTTCGGTAAAGCTTCCTTTTGGCCTAATCGCCATGGCGCAGCGCATAAGCGGGAAGAATCGCGGATGTGGGCAAAGCTCGCGACGCTGGCCGCCAAACGTTCGACTCTTGTGCTGCTCTCGACCACGATCTTGCTGGCTCCGCTCGCATTGCTCTTCCAAGGCCAGCGCTCCTTCGACGATATTTCGGAGATGGACCCGAAGCTGGAATCCATCGTCGGATTTCGCCAGATCGAACGCGCATTCAGTGCCGGAGAAGCGTTCCCGGTGACGATTGCCGTGTCCGCCGCTCAGTCGATGCGCACGAAATCGGGACTTGCGGCGCTAGAACAAGCAAGCTCGGATCTCGCGAGAGCGGACAACGTACTGGAGGTTCGCAGCGCGGTTCGTCCGCTCGGACGCAAGCCCGATCAAATGACCGTACCCGGACAACTGCGGACTCCGAACGTCGACGAGATCATCCAAACCATTATGAAAGAACAAAGATTCCTGTCCGAAGGGCTTGAAGCCATAGCTTTAGGAGCCCTTCCGTTCAGTCAAGGATTGTTAGGGATCTTGCCTTCCATCGGTCGGTTGGGCGACGGAATCGGCAAGCTTCTCGTTTCGCCGCTAGGCGGGTTTGCTCGCGTCTCGGATTCAGCGGGGAGCAAGACGACCGATGCCGATCGTCAAGCGTTGGACTACTATATTTCTCCGGATGGAAAGACGACGAAATTCGAACTCATCTTGAAACCCTATCCTTATTCCGGCTTGGCAATGGATTCCGTACCGGTCATCGCCGGTCAATTGCGGGCAAGCTTAGCCTCCACTTATCTTACGGATACGAAGGCTTATGTTACGGGGGTATCCGCCAAATACAATGAGCTAAGAGACATATCCTATCACGATTTCGTCCGGACGGGTTTGTTCGTGCTCGCGGGAATCGCCGTCGTCCTCATCCTGTTGCTGCGTTCCGTACTGGCACCTATTTGCGTCATGCTCTCTTTGGGTTTCAATTACTTGATTACGATGGGGATCACGGAATTCGTCTTCGTAGATATGTTAGGGTACCCTGGTCTATCCTGGACGGTGAGCTTCTTTATTTTCCTTATTATCGTGGCTCTCGGGGTTGACTACAGCATCTTCCTAATGGCTAGATTCAAAGAAGAGGTTCGACCTGGGGAAGTCCGCTCAGCCATGACGAAAGCCATGAAAACAACCGGAGGCATCATCACGTCCGCGGCGATCATCATGGCGGGAACGTTCGGAGCCCTTTGCTTCTCCGGGGTAGTTACGCTCGTTCAGATCGGCCTTGGAACTTTGTTCGGTTTATTGTTATACGCCACATTGTTCATGGGGCTCATCGTGCCTGCTTTCACGTTCCTCCTAGGGGAAAAGAACGGGTGGCCTTTCAAGGCCAAAACAAACAGAAAGTTACCTTAG
- the pxpB gene encoding 5-oxoprolinase subunit PxpB gives MTDCAISIRPLGDRAFSLYWEGTVEIGNPASKARAIDLMNFPWLMETVAAYRSITFYMRGSDYSLRSAAERLIGVLDTLAEQTLPTPRQVVIPVVYGGEYGPDLSECARRSGVSEAQFAKLHSEASYTVAMMGFAPGFPYLSGLPGTLAQPRHDTPRLKVSAGAVGIAGNQTGVYPVTSPGGWQIIGRTDVPLYRPNAEEPFLLAQGDRVKFVSVDKFSEVKSDSKMRTVQGKGESRSLTPSTPLTALKVLKSGLLTTIQDLGRQGWQRYGVSVGGAMDRLSMRRANLLVGNEEGAAVLELTMVGGSYSIERDILVSICGGNLVPTANGASIPMNKPVFLSRGTTLSFGTAVAGCRAYLAIAGGIYAPRLLGSRSMDVRAGMGGGFGRSLTAGDSIGVDPYSSRTAKLVSKLRNKAREGVSGWSTVDWQAKVGEGGDFPRATYDRIPTGRILLRVLPGAEWDSFTVESRNRLVSGQYRIETNSDRMGIRLSGGALTRTNYEELESHGVVAGTIQVPPDGQPIILGSGCQPTGGYPKIAHVLSADMPRLAQAVPGDRMIFELSDIDQAEQAIRQQERELAILTAGIKTYGQRILEG, from the coding sequence ATGACCGATTGTGCGATATCCATACGGCCGCTTGGCGATCGCGCCTTCTCGCTTTATTGGGAGGGAACGGTTGAAATCGGCAATCCGGCCTCTAAAGCAAGGGCGATAGATCTCATGAATTTCCCGTGGCTTATGGAAACGGTAGCCGCTTATCGATCCATAACGTTTTATATGCGCGGATCCGATTATTCCTTACGATCGGCGGCCGAAAGATTGATCGGAGTACTGGATACGCTCGCGGAACAGACATTGCCGACTCCGAGGCAAGTGGTCATTCCGGTTGTCTACGGCGGGGAGTACGGCCCCGATCTATCGGAGTGCGCGCGAAGAAGCGGGGTGTCGGAAGCGCAATTCGCGAAGCTGCATTCCGAAGCTTCTTATACCGTCGCCATGATGGGCTTCGCTCCGGGTTTTCCCTATCTGAGCGGCCTGCCCGGAACGTTGGCTCAGCCTCGCCATGATACTCCGCGACTGAAAGTTAGCGCGGGAGCCGTCGGGATCGCCGGCAACCAGACCGGCGTATATCCCGTAACTTCGCCGGGGGGATGGCAGATTATCGGAAGGACGGACGTTCCTTTGTATCGTCCGAATGCCGAAGAGCCGTTTCTTCTCGCTCAAGGAGATCGAGTGAAGTTTGTTTCGGTGGACAAATTCAGCGAGGTTAAGTCCGATTCTAAGATGAGGACCGTTCAAGGGAAAGGGGAAAGCCGCTCCTTGACGCCATCGACGCCTTTGACGGCATTGAAGGTGCTGAAATCTGGTCTGCTAACGACGATTCAGGATCTCGGGAGACAAGGCTGGCAACGATACGGCGTATCGGTCGGAGGAGCAATGGATCGGTTATCGATGAGAAGGGCGAACCTTCTTGTCGGGAACGAAGAAGGGGCGGCGGTTCTGGAACTGACCATGGTCGGAGGAAGTTACTCGATCGAGCGTGATATTCTCGTATCCATCTGCGGAGGGAATCTCGTGCCTACCGCGAACGGGGCCTCGATACCGATGAATAAGCCCGTATTTCTTAGCCGCGGAACGACGTTGTCGTTCGGAACGGCCGTAGCCGGCTGCAGGGCGTACTTGGCGATTGCCGGGGGAATCTACGCTCCTCGTTTACTGGGAAGCCGCAGTATGGATGTTAGAGCGGGAATGGGCGGAGGATTCGGCAGATCGTTAACGGCGGGAGATTCGATAGGCGTTGACCCATATTCGAGTCGCACGGCCAAACTCGTCTCCAAGCTCAGAAACAAAGCGAGGGAAGGCGTGTCCGGCTGGAGCACCGTCGATTGGCAAGCAAAGGTTGGCGAAGGCGGAGACTTCCCTCGCGCAACGTACGACCGGATACCCACCGGTAGGATCCTGTTACGCGTGTTGCCGGGAGCGGAATGGGATTCCTTCACCGTCGAGTCGAGGAATCGGCTTGTATCCGGGCAATATCGCATTGAAACGAATTCCGATCGAATGGGCATACGGTTATCGGGAGGAGCTTTAACGAGAACGAATTACGAGGAATTGGAGTCGCATGGCGTAGTTGCGGGAACGATTCAAGTTCCGCCCGACGGCCAACCGATCATATTGGGATCTGGCTGTCAGCCGACGGGCGGTTATCCTAAGATCGCGCATGTCCTTAGCGCGGATATGCCGCGATTGGCACAGGCAGTCCCAGGCGACCGGATGATTTTCGAACTTTCCGACATCGACCAAGCGGAGCAGGCCATAAGGCAGCAAGAAAGAGAACTAGCGATATTAACTGCCGGGATAAAGACGTACGGCCAACGAATATTGGAGGGGTAA
- a CDS encoding LamB/YcsF family protein: MIAIDLNADMGEGFGAYDWGADDILLEYVSSANIACGFHAGDPHTMRKTVGSCLKRGVAIGAHPGLPDRLGFGRREMAVSPEEAGDFVLYQIGALQAFVKAAGGKLRHVKLHGALYHMAARDERLASAIVEAVQRTEPELMLFGPSGSKLHKAALESGVVFVTEGFADRAYLPNGELMPRNIPGAVLEHSEEIVRQAVSLATGGLVQTLCLHGDTPSAAEHARHIAQGLLKSGIPIEAP; encoded by the coding sequence ATGATCGCGATCGACTTAAATGCGGATATGGGCGAAGGATTCGGAGCTTACGATTGGGGCGCGGACGATATTTTATTGGAGTATGTTTCGTCCGCGAACATCGCTTGCGGTTTTCATGCCGGAGATCCGCATACTATGCGCAAAACCGTAGGAAGCTGCCTTAAGCGCGGCGTCGCGATCGGCGCGCATCCGGGGCTGCCGGATCGTCTCGGATTCGGACGCCGCGAGATGGCCGTTTCCCCGGAGGAAGCCGGCGACTTCGTACTCTATCAGATTGGAGCGCTGCAAGCTTTCGTGAAAGCCGCGGGAGGGAAGCTGCGGCACGTCAAGCTTCACGGAGCGTTGTATCACATGGCGGCCAGAGATGAACGATTGGCGAGCGCGATCGTCGAAGCGGTTCAACGAACAGAGCCGGAGTTGATGCTTTTCGGACCTTCAGGGAGTAAATTACATAAAGCCGCATTGGAATCGGGAGTTGTATTCGTGACCGAAGGTTTCGCGGATCGTGCTTATTTGCCTAACGGAGAACTCATGCCCAGAAATATTCCCGGTGCCGTACTTGAGCATTCGGAGGAAATTGTACGGCAGGCGGTGTCTCTTGCAACCGGAGGACTAGTTCAAACGTTGTGCTTGCACGGCGATACTCCTAGTGCCGCCGAACATGCCCGCCATATTGCGCAAGGGCTGCTAAAATCAGGCATTCCTATTGAAGCTCCATAA
- a CDS encoding putative bifunctional diguanylate cyclase/phosphodiesterase produces the protein MSMNRAEMKTIWVVIAAIILFGLLQLGHDWLEDLFISINRYAVHSIMEALAFAICFALLILGWMVFVPTLCRQRLMTAALFTAIGFLGLLHALSGSGMPLHDPIIGDTPSLLLNWISQWVGALGLLVVFSLDNPIVRPRARIYAIISVLCIVTVVSLLVFQTNHWNQSVIDALAPFQQSSTLLLYAAAISIILYRHRIERPESMLTIVQALIWLFFAKLEESLGTGPESVQALIGDVFKLAGYYCLLKGIYLVLIEEPYRRQKKTEARINYLAYHDELTALPNRRLFADRVRAEMARAQHNRSRFALLWLDVDRFKTINDSLGHAFGDRLLVAVAERLCKFSEKPENVFRLGGDEFTVLLAGIRGEKEAEEAAQRLVELFEQPIKVGPSSFHITSSVGMALFPDDGNSLDLLLQNADTAMYSAKETRNSWKRYETKMNLKAKEKLLLENDLRIALELGQFHLAYQPLIDLEHETLVGAEALLRWSHPQRGEIPPSEFIPLCEENGFILPLGEWVLRNACFQMKSWQDNGYPMIILSVNLSIRQFRQHDLDARIAKVLEETGLDPQWLELEITESIMADVAYATEMLERLKKLGLRISIDDFGTGYSSLYYLKRFPIDKLKIDRSFVNDVLTDRNDAAIVSGISAMARNLNLTVTAEGVESEGQVAFLKELKCQEAQGFFFSRPVSPEKFLALFDMDKGKTDSKETAG, from the coding sequence ATGTCGATGAATCGCGCCGAAATGAAAACGATATGGGTGGTTATCGCTGCAATAATCCTATTTGGTTTGTTGCAGCTTGGGCACGACTGGCTAGAGGATCTGTTCATTTCAATTAATCGTTATGCCGTGCATTCGATTATGGAGGCATTGGCATTCGCGATATGCTTCGCTTTGCTTATTCTAGGCTGGATGGTTTTCGTACCTACTTTGTGCAGGCAACGGTTAATGACGGCCGCGTTATTCACGGCGATCGGGTTCCTTGGTTTATTGCACGCGCTTAGCGGCTCGGGAATGCCGTTGCATGATCCGATAATCGGAGATACGCCAAGCCTGCTGCTGAACTGGATTTCCCAATGGGTTGGCGCGTTAGGCTTGCTTGTCGTTTTTTCGTTAGATAATCCGATTGTCAGGCCCCGTGCTCGAATTTATGCGATTATTTCCGTCCTATGCATCGTTACAGTCGTATCTTTGCTTGTTTTCCAGACGAATCACTGGAATCAATCGGTCATAGATGCGCTCGCTCCTTTCCAACAATCGTCTACCCTGCTGCTCTATGCGGCTGCGATAAGCATTATTTTGTACCGTCACCGCATCGAAAGACCGGAATCGATGCTGACGATCGTACAGGCGCTGATCTGGTTGTTTTTCGCTAAGCTCGAAGAGTCTTTAGGGACCGGGCCGGAAAGCGTGCAAGCTTTAATCGGGGATGTTTTCAAGCTGGCGGGTTATTACTGTCTCCTTAAAGGCATTTACTTGGTCCTTATCGAGGAGCCGTACCGGCGGCAGAAGAAAACGGAAGCGCGGATTAACTATTTGGCTTATCACGACGAGTTGACGGCATTGCCGAACCGACGCTTATTCGCGGACCGGGTCAGAGCCGAGATGGCGCGAGCGCAACATAATCGCAGCCGGTTTGCGTTGTTATGGTTGGACGTGGACAGGTTCAAAACCATTAACGATTCGTTGGGACATGCGTTCGGCGATCGTTTGTTGGTTGCGGTCGCCGAGCGATTATGTAAATTCTCCGAAAAGCCGGAAAACGTTTTTCGGCTTGGCGGGGACGAATTTACGGTGCTCTTAGCCGGCATTCGCGGGGAAAAGGAAGCGGAGGAAGCTGCGCAACGGCTCGTGGAGCTATTCGAACAACCGATTAAAGTAGGGCCATCTTCGTTCCATATTACAAGCAGCGTCGGCATGGCGTTGTTTCCGGATGACGGAAATTCTCTCGATCTTTTGCTGCAGAACGCGGATACGGCCATGTACAGCGCTAAGGAAACGCGCAACAGTTGGAAAAGATACGAGACTAAAATGAATCTGAAAGCGAAGGAAAAGCTGCTGCTGGAAAATGATTTGCGAATTGCGCTCGAGCTCGGGCAGTTCCATCTCGCTTACCAGCCTCTGATCGATCTGGAGCACGAGACGTTGGTAGGAGCCGAAGCTTTGCTTAGGTGGAGCCATCCGCAACGGGGGGAAATCCCGCCGTCGGAGTTCATTCCCCTCTGCGAGGAAAACGGCTTTATTCTGCCGCTTGGAGAATGGGTGCTTCGCAACGCATGCTTTCAAATGAAGAGCTGGCAGGACAACGGATACCCGATGATCATCTTGTCCGTTAATCTCTCGATTCGTCAATTCCGGCAGCACGATCTGGACGCGCGAATCGCCAAAGTTCTGGAAGAAACCGGCTTAGATCCGCAATGGCTGGAGCTGGAAATTACGGAAAGCATTATGGCCGACGTTGCGTACGCGACCGAAATGCTGGAGAGACTCAAGAAGCTTGGTTTGCGGATCAGTATCGATGATTTCGGAACAGGCTACAGCTCCCTCTATTACTTGAAGCGGTTCCCGATCGATAAGCTGAAGATCGACCGCTCTTTCGTGAACGACGTGCTGACGGACCGCAACGACGCGGCTATCGTTTCCGGGATATCGGCAATGGCCCGCAACCTGAACTTGACCGTGACCGCAGAAGGCGTAGAGAGCGAGGGGCAAGTGGCTTTCCTGAAGGAATTGAAGTGCCAAGAAGCGCAAGGTTTCTTCTTCTCACGTCCCGTGTCTCCCGAGAAGTTCCTTGCTTTATTCGATATGGACAAAGGTAAAACAGATTCGAAAGAGACAGCCGGGTAA
- a CDS encoding copper resistance CopC/CopD family protein, which produces MMLFNRPIRAASRFHFTNKAFGLSFIALLFLFSLFSFNGRVEAHAALEQTTPEANVRMDVSPPSVEIVFNERLDSGGSKLVVLNESSRDVAKGKIEMIKEGKGIRIALPKLGEGHYTVSYSVISADGHPVSGAYVFTVGTPAALTDASQLDPHQQVGHSSHGMGGLDRQVFLLYTARILYYAGLLAVAGIAMWGLLRKTSPTVREVYARSLALSGKFALLATMAYVFFSLQDLGQGEPLAEWGRILTETTIGKLYLAQLLLAVVAPLLSGIGIWVRLGWVAIAVFVEAWSGHAAAFDPIAYTIGLDVLHLLAAALWSGGLILLLAIWYKERPEAGRFALVFSKWALVSFLLLWVTGILSTLDFMPSLTYLKYTTWGKWLVAKAILSLLVGVTAFLIRRRLKKGDLPHGKLLQVDVGLLSAIVISVGVLTYQTPLPANEQLNFHQMGKEMHVTLRVSPNTPGDNQFNLKIWLPEQIGKGVPKSVQLRMLPLDKEGMGFIDVPLEAYTDKEMDAFPDFKKSTYQAKGPFLPFAGQWKAQIRVTDADDTERVVETTYRVY; this is translated from the coding sequence ATGATGTTATTTAATAGACCTATTCGCGCGGCTTCGCGCTTTCACTTTACCAATAAAGCATTCGGGTTATCGTTCATAGCATTGTTATTCTTGTTTTCGCTGTTTAGTTTTAACGGCCGGGTGGAGGCGCATGCCGCCCTTGAGCAAACGACGCCGGAAGCAAACGTGCGGATGGACGTCAGTCCGCCGTCGGTCGAGATCGTGTTTAACGAGAGATTGGATAGCGGAGGTTCGAAGCTCGTCGTGCTTAACGAATCGTCTCGGGACGTCGCGAAGGGCAAGATCGAGATGATTAAAGAGGGCAAAGGGATTCGCATAGCGCTTCCGAAGCTTGGGGAAGGCCATTACACCGTGTCTTATTCCGTCATCTCGGCAGATGGCCACCCGGTATCCGGAGCTTACGTTTTTACCGTTGGCACCCCTGCTGCGCTCACGGATGCTAGCCAGCTTGATCCGCATCAACAGGTCGGTCATTCTAGCCATGGAATGGGCGGATTGGACAGACAAGTATTTCTCCTCTATACCGCCCGGATTTTGTATTATGCGGGTCTACTAGCGGTTGCCGGGATCGCGATGTGGGGCCTGTTGAGGAAAACTTCCCCCACCGTTCGGGAAGTATACGCGCGATCGCTCGCGCTGTCGGGGAAATTCGCCTTGCTCGCGACTATGGCTTACGTATTTTTCAGCTTGCAGGATTTGGGTCAAGGGGAGCCGCTTGCCGAGTGGGGACGCATCCTGACGGAAACGACGATCGGTAAGCTGTATCTAGCGCAGCTGTTGCTCGCCGTCGTCGCGCCGTTGCTGTCCGGGATCGGAATCTGGGTGAGGTTAGGCTGGGTGGCGATAGCCGTATTCGTCGAGGCGTGGTCCGGTCATGCGGCGGCATTCGATCCTATCGCTTATACGATCGGTTTAGATGTCTTGCATCTTCTGGCTGCCGCGTTGTGGAGCGGAGGACTGATCTTGCTGCTCGCGATTTGGTACAAAGAAAGACCGGAAGCGGGCAGGTTTGCCCTCGTGTTCTCGAAATGGGCTCTGGTCTCGTTCCTCCTCCTGTGGGTGACGGGAATCTTATCGACGCTAGACTTCATGCCTTCCTTGACCTATTTGAAATACACTACGTGGGGGAAATGGTTAGTCGCTAAAGCGATTCTATCTCTTCTCGTCGGGGTTACGGCTTTCTTGATCCGAAGAAGGCTGAAGAAAGGAGATCTTCCGCACGGCAAGCTGCTGCAAGTGGACGTAGGTTTGTTGTCCGCAATCGTTATCAGCGTAGGGGTTCTCACTTATCAAACTCCGTTGCCGGCCAACGAGCAGTTGAATTTTCATCAAATGGGCAAGGAAATGCATGTCACGCTGAGAGTGTCGCCCAACACGCCCGGAGATAACCAATTTAACTTGAAAATATGGCTTCCGGAGCAGATAGGCAAGGGCGTACCCAAGTCGGTTCAATTACGGATGTTACCTCTCGATAAAGAAGGAATGGGTTTTATCGACGTTCCTTTAGAAGCTTATACGGATAAAGAAATGGACGCATTTCCAGACTTTAAGAAGTCGACTTACCAAGCTAAAGGCCCGTTTCTTCCTTTCGCCGGACAGTGGAAAGCCCAGATCAGGGTAACGGATGCGGACGATACGGAGAGGGTCGTGGAAACGACTTATCGGGTTTACTGA
- a CDS encoding Uma2 family endonuclease: MGHDEKRDKVREQQQSYGEPEGDFPFEDEVRFEIVEGVRYDLTPAPTVTHQQLLAEIFVMVYHTCHPNGEVLFSPLDVFLDEDNHFQPDLVYILHENSSIINAKRIEGAPDLVAEILSPSTSHNDKIRKKRQYEKHGVKEYWVIDPVHRLVDQFILSGGKYVLHETYGITGRMNSPMFSCVDIDIARLFRKLTRDEVE; this comes from the coding sequence ATGGGACATGACGAGAAGAGGGATAAGGTTAGGGAGCAGCAGCAGTCGTATGGGGAACCGGAGGGTGATTTCCCATTCGAGGATGAGGTTCGATTCGAGATCGTGGAGGGCGTGCGATATGACCTCACGCCTGCGCCGACCGTTACCCACCAGCAGTTATTAGCAGAAATCTTCGTTATGGTGTATCACACTTGTCATCCCAATGGAGAGGTTTTATTTTCACCTTTGGATGTGTTTCTGGACGAAGATAATCATTTTCAACCTGATCTTGTCTATATCCTGCACGAGAATTCCTCGATCATTAACGCCAAGCGAATTGAGGGTGCTCCGGATCTCGTAGCGGAGATCTTGTCGCCCAGCACGAGCCATAACGATAAGATCCGTAAGAAGCGGCAATACGAGAAGCACGGAGTCAAGGAATATTGGGTGATTGATCCCGTTCATCGGTTGGTTGATCAGTTTATTCTATCTGGGGGAAAATACGTTCTGCACGAAACGTACGGAATTACCGGGCGGATGAACTCGCCGATGTTTTCCTGCGTGGACATCGATATAGCGAGATTGTTCCGCAAACTTACACGCGACGAAGTGGAATAA
- a CDS encoding sensor histidine kinase — translation MNNENKDRRIKWLILLIPTLTIGLWEYIRHAILLPYISMELGNLLAPFIVLLVTLTLVRNLFSRLEQSQQALQRAKGANAALEERERLARELHDGISQSLFLLAVKLDQLDEMQSEGPVKQLAEGLRETVRVMHEDVRQAIANLRQPLTPAAAAWVVPLRKLLGETADMTEARAVFTWSIPDESLTDKEKVELHACIREALMNVRKHAKASNVTVTGESVGEHGFRCSVEDDGVGFHGDPLQASGRFGLRMVRDRAKAMGWSFLIERRGDSTVVELLKRGGKVHE, via the coding sequence TTGAACAATGAAAATAAGGATCGAAGGATTAAGTGGTTGATCCTGCTTATCCCTACGCTTACGATCGGCTTATGGGAATATATTCGCCATGCCATTCTGCTGCCTTATATATCTATGGAGCTAGGCAATTTACTAGCTCCTTTTATCGTTCTGCTCGTTACTTTAACTTTAGTGAGAAATCTCTTCAGCCGACTGGAACAATCCCAGCAAGCGCTGCAGCGGGCTAAAGGGGCGAACGCAGCGCTTGAGGAACGGGAACGCTTGGCGAGAGAGCTTCATGACGGAATTTCGCAGTCGCTTTTCCTGTTAGCGGTCAAGCTCGATCAATTGGATGAGATGCAAAGCGAAGGACCGGTGAAACAGCTAGCCGAAGGGCTGAGAGAAACCGTGCGCGTCATGCACGAGGACGTTCGCCAAGCGATCGCTAACCTTCGTCAGCCGCTCACGCCGGCTGCCGCCGCTTGGGTGGTACCTCTAAGAAAGCTGCTCGGAGAAACGGCGGACATGACCGAAGCTCGCGCGGTATTTACTTGGAGTATTCCGGACGAGAGCTTAACCGATAAAGAGAAAGTGGAGCTCCACGCCTGCATAAGGGAAGCGCTCATGAACGTGCGCAAGCATGCGAAGGCATCCAACGTGACCGTTACCGGCGAGTCGGTCGGCGAGCATGGGTTTCGCTGCTCGGTTGAAGATGACGGCGTCGGATTCCATGGCGATCCGTTGCAAGCGTCGGGTCGATTCGGGCTTCGGATGGTTCGAGATCGGGCGAAGGCGATGGGGTGGTCGTTCCTTATTGAGCGCAGAGGTGATAGTACGGTTGTGGAATTGTTGAAAAGGGGAGGGAAAGTACATGAGTAA
- a CDS encoding response regulator — MSKPIRLLLADDHRHAREGMRTIVAGIPEFLVVGEASSGEEALAMTGSLLPDLILMDINMPGMGGFEAVKLIKSEYPFIKIIMVTVSDDVSHLFEALKKGAQGYLLKNLNPSSWRDYLRAVALDEAPLNPELAMSILREFASRKSTASATTKEKEQEAGGLTPREKEILQEVARGQKNREVAVSLGLSEHTVKNHIKNILQKLHLDNRVQLTRYAYERGMVETE; from the coding sequence ATGAGTAAGCCGATACGTTTGTTGCTCGCGGACGACCATCGCCATGCGCGGGAAGGGATGAGAACGATCGTTGCGGGGATTCCCGAGTTTCTAGTCGTAGGCGAAGCTTCCAGCGGAGAAGAAGCGTTGGCGATGACGGGAAGCTTGCTTCCGGATTTAATTCTGATGGACATCAACATGCCGGGAATGGGCGGTTTTGAGGCCGTTAAGCTGATCAAGAGCGAATATCCGTTCATAAAGATCATCATGGTCACCGTCTCGGACGACGTTTCCCATTTGTTCGAAGCATTGAAGAAGGGGGCTCAAGGCTATCTGCTCAAGAATCTTAATCCCTCCTCTTGGCGGGATTACTTGCGCGCGGTAGCATTGGACGAGGCCCCGTTGAACCCCGAGCTCGCCATGTCCATTTTACGGGAATTCGCTTCCCGCAAGAGCACGGCTTCCGCTACTACGAAGGAGAAGGAACAGGAGGCCGGGGGATTAACCCCAAGGGAAAAAGAGATTTTACAGGAAGTGGCGCGCGGCCAAAAGAATCGAGAGGTTGCCGTTTCTCTGGGGTTGTCCGAACATACGGTAAAAAACCATATTAAAAACATTTTGCAAAAGCTGCATCTGGACAATCGGGTCCAGTTGACGCGTTACGCCTACGAACGGGGCATGGTGGAGACGGAATAG